Sequence from the Carassius auratus strain Wakin chromosome 32, ASM336829v1, whole genome shotgun sequence genome:
cagccattttcaaaatgtatttttcatgtttcacagagtaaagaaatgcatacaggttgaGTAATTGAAAGAACAAGTAGATGATGAagttaacattttggaataaactattcctttaagcaacaATTATAACAAAACCTAAATAATTTAACCTCTCATCTTACTAAAGGGAGTGACAAATATGTAGACATGGTAGAAGCTGCTCCGCGCCCACATCTCCCACTGAATTGTTGTCCAACTGGAGCCCAACAGGATTCCTCAGGTACTTTAGCACATACGCCAGCGCAGTACATTCCACTGGTCCAATGTTACAGTAGGTGAGCTTCAGGTGCTCAACGTCCAACTTAGCCATGGTATCTTGAGCAATACTGCTGTCTTGCATTTCATAGATACACTTAATTAGCCAAACGAAACTTGGCATGGCATGCATGCTCTTCTTTTCACCCTCTAAAGGACGAGGAATGGACTTGAAATGTCTCTGCATACATTTAGACAAAGACTTAACTACCTGCTTGGCCTTGCGTTCCCGCATAGCAGTAGGACAGCATTCCAGCAAGAGATTATGATGCCGCTGGGATAAAAGTCCTGACACAAACTGAGCTGTAATCTGGAGGTTCGGTGTCTCTGTCACACGGGACTCCATCCCCTCTACAGAACTGTCAAAACAGGGTTCCAGACATCTTTGAGACAGGCCCGCCAATTGCTTGTACTTGGGCTGAAAGAGTCTGTAGATAGCAGAGCGATATCTGTTACGATTCAGAACGACGTAGAGAGCAGCGAAGAAGCACTGTAAGGTGATGTGCAGAAATTCATAGCGTTTACAGTCTGTAACAGATAGGTCGCTGCAGTAAGTGAGGAAGCCCATGCTAACATCCTGGTCTGTGAGCCCAATTCTTTGCAGCTCATATCCTGAGAACACATAACAAGAGGCTTCCAGACCTTCCAATGCCAGCTGGCCAAGTTTTAACACTGTGTTCAAATGTTCCTCCAACCAGGCCTTTCCCAGGACTCCTTGGTGCTGATATGACTTTCGCTGGAAGAAATGCTGTAAGACCAGGAGGTAGACATCGGTGATGGTCTGGGGAATACCATCTTGGCTACCCAGAAGCTCCTGGTGGCACTTGGTCacaatccagcagaagactgggatgtggcaaAGACTTAGCAAAACCGAGTTAGCATGGAGGGACTCTAGGACACGTCTAGCCATAGCAGGGTCACTGTGATGTTTCTTAACAAAGCAATCAATACCTCCAGGAGAAAAACCCTTCAGGAGCACTTCTTTGTGGAGATAGCGCTTCAGTGATGGGCCCACAGCCTGTGGCCTGCTGGTGACTACCTTCACAACACCCTTCATTAACGTACCCTGCAACAGATTGAAAAGCAAAACAGGTACAGGCACTTGCTTTGTGGGGCAGCAGTGGCGTTCTTCATCAGTGAAACCCTGTTTAAACTCATCGAGGCCATCAAAGGTAAAGAGGACCAAATTAGGATGGTCTAGGATGAACTGGAAAACCTCATCCTGACCTCGGTCAGGCCAGCAGCAGTGCAAGAAGAGGAGCTCTTTCAGAGACAGCTCTCTGTGCTCTGCGTTCAGCTTGCGGCAACTGAAGGGGAACAGCAGAAAAATGTTTTGGAGCAAGGCTTCTCTTGCCCAGAGCAAGTGCAGTCGCTGAAGCAGTGTGCTTTTGCCACTTCCTGCCTCCCCAGAGACAAGAAAGGTGTCAGCATCGTCATTTAGAGTCCCCAATGGACCCACCACATCCTCTAACCCTAGCGTCGTAGTTTCACCAGAGCCATCCATTACTTCAAGAAGTCCATCGGTGTAAATGTCATCCAAGGAGAAATGTCCTGTCCCGCCATAGGTGTTAAGGGAATGGGACTGGGCAGCAACAGAGCTTCGCAGCTTCTTCTGGTAAAGCATACAATCTGGAGAAACAGTGGAAAGTAAAATACAAACTGTAGTGACAAATATAAAGTTTGTATTCAgtacatttaaagttttttttttgttatgaatataCAATTTTGTTATGTTAAACTatgagaaataaagaaaataatggaATGTAAAAACGATTAGAAATTTGtatttgttaaaatatgtatttcataattatttacatacttatatttaatatattgacaATGTAATTATAAGTGGCAACATAATTGTTTCCATCTTTGTGCATTTGACAATCAGTAACACCGAAGACAAAGAAAAATGTCTCATACTGGCAGAAAGATGATTTTCTTTATCTTCAGGGTTTGGTCTGCTTGTCTCTGTTTGCTCTAGATACTGAAGTAACGTCTTTGCAGCAGTTTCCCCTGTAAACCTGACTTGGTCT
This genomic interval carries:
- the LOC113051415 gene encoding nucleotide-binding oligomerization domain-containing protein 2; its protein translation is MSTPQLILKQRAELLAVLCGGGSAEPLDCVLDLLLAWEVLVWEDYLSIQVAEKALSYKVRQLLDVVYDKGEDACSLLLAALNQVLPEEQKTGLCFGEQCAVVGKNRPDTATLTLLADRPVLVRKLRDNIDGALDVLLTTGCFTIKDCDVVQLPVYTPSQQVRRLLDQVRFTGETAAKTLLQYLEQTETSRPNPEDKENHLSANCMLYQKKLRSSVAAQSHSLNTYGGTGHFSLDDIYTDGLLEVMDGSGETTTLGLEDVVGPLGTLNDDADTFLVSGEAGSGKSTLLQRLHLLWAREALLQNIFLLFPFSCRKLNAEHRELSLKELLFLHCCWPDRGQDEVFQFILDHPNLVLFTFDGLDEFKQGFTDEERHCCPTKQVPVPVLLFNLLQGTLMKGVVKVVTSRPQAVGPSLKRYLHKEVLLKGFSPGGIDCFVKKHHSDPAMARRVLESLHANSVLLSLCHIPVFCWIVTKCHQELLGSQDGIPQTITDVYLLVLQHFFQRKSYQHQGVLGKAWLEEHLNTVLKLGQLALEGLEASCYVFSGYELQRIGLTDQDVSMGFLTYCSDLSVTDCKRYEFLHITLQCFFAALYVVLNRNRYRSAIYRLFQPKYKQLAGLSQRCLEPCFDSSVEGMESRVTETPNLQITAQFVSGLLSQRHHNLLLECCPTAMRERKAKQVVKSLSKCMQRHFKSIPRPLEGEKKSMHAMPSFVWLIKCIYEMQDSSIAQDTMAKLDVEHLKLTYCNIGPVECTALAYVLKYLRNPVGLQLDNNSVGDVGAEQLLPCLHICHSLYLRNNNISDEGIRKLLEKGMKCERFQKIALFNNNLTDACTQHFAWLLKSKQNFLSLRLGNNNITSQGAEQLAEGLSYNQSLQFLGLWGNKIGDRGAEALADALKNSTTLIWLSLVDNGVGSAGACALAKIISQSKSLEELWLNKNCISREGVECLIEALKVNTSVKEIWLRGNNLSPGEEEELSKQESRLTF